In Armatimonadota bacterium, one DNA window encodes the following:
- a CDS encoding HAD family hydrolase, with amino-acid sequence MRKPDRPGRRIKALFSDVDGVWTDGGMYFSQVGQAMKRFDVKDGYIVQFAQRAGIQIVWVTGDDSAITRARARKLGIECVCPGVEGKRECVHALLERKGLRPDEVVFMGDDLSDLGGMEVVGITACPADAMPAVLAAADWVTERTGGHGAVREVLDQIMVWNAELEQEGGE; translated from the coding sequence TTGCGCAAGCCAGACAGGCCCGGCAGAAGGATCAAAGCGCTGTTCTCGGATGTCGACGGGGTCTGGACCGACGGCGGGATGTATTTCAGCCAGGTCGGCCAGGCCATGAAGCGTTTTGACGTCAAAGACGGGTACATTGTGCAGTTCGCCCAGCGGGCGGGTATACAGATTGTGTGGGTGACCGGGGACGATTCCGCGATTACCCGGGCGAGGGCACGCAAACTCGGGATAGAATGCGTGTGCCCAGGTGTTGAGGGTAAGCGGGAATGTGTGCACGCGCTTCTGGAGCGCAAGGGCCTGCGGCCTGACGAGGTTGTTTTCATGGGCGATGACCTGAGCGATCTCGGGGGCATGGAAGTGGTGGGGATCACGGCGTGTCCAGCGGACGCGATGCCGGCCGTGCTGGCTGCGGCGGATTGGGTCACCGAGCGCACGGGCGGGCACGGGGCCGTGCGGGAAGTACTGGACCAGATCATGGTGTGGAATGCTGAACTGGAGCAGGAGGGCGGGGAATAG
- a CDS encoding glycosyltransferase family 39 protein produces MTARTAENSVPARRLALPLVVFALSLVVLMATDSMYGITYDEPIYQSKSIQALEWLRLFATSPGLATSEFGVNRYWQAKDRHPGFFKLLTASCGATLGRLVAYNATWRTGTNLLAALCVAGLCCWVSGLWGRAAGIVAAGSLLLMPRVFAHCHLAALDAPVMSLSFLAVVASWSACRRAGRSSWGWAALAGVLWGLGLGTKLNAFFVPFIVFPWVLVFARRGFWPLAACFALLGPLSFWVTWPWLWHDTLPRFLEYFRFHLQHYPVSVMYLGRNWDYAPWHYPLVMTLVTTPPAVLVLAVVGMSRLWGRKRLERGPMHIRKAALVLAGWALVVNILPNCLPETPKYGGVRLFLPVFPYLALFAAVGFQEILGRAVELLRPRVQVDDLRPKLAALAVFLALVGPLMAVARFTPYHLSYYNAFIGGLPGAVRAGMEPTYWGDTYRTAALWLAEHAGEGERVWVDPVGFESTVRLFEIMPLRPDLETTSGPDTLSEADWAVTQNKPIEFSPPARRLVESARPAYTDGIDGVPLIYVFRMTPEDQSPAEQIED; encoded by the coding sequence ATGACGGCTCGGACCGCTGAAAACTCCGTACCGGCACGACGCCTCGCGCTGCCCCTGGTGGTCTTCGCGCTGTCCCTGGTGGTTCTCATGGCCACAGACAGCATGTATGGGATCACCTATGATGAGCCGATCTACCAGTCAAAGTCGATCCAGGCGTTGGAGTGGTTGCGGCTCTTCGCCACGAGCCCCGGGCTGGCGACGTCGGAGTTCGGCGTGAACCGTTACTGGCAGGCAAAGGACCGGCACCCGGGGTTTTTCAAGCTCCTGACTGCAAGTTGCGGGGCCACGCTGGGCAGGCTGGTTGCGTACAACGCCACCTGGCGCACGGGGACAAACCTGCTGGCCGCCCTGTGTGTTGCAGGGCTTTGTTGCTGGGTCTCGGGGCTCTGGGGGCGCGCGGCGGGAATTGTGGCGGCGGGATCGCTGCTGCTTATGCCGCGAGTATTCGCCCACTGCCACCTGGCGGCGCTGGATGCGCCTGTCATGTCCCTGAGCTTCCTGGCGGTGGTGGCTAGTTGGTCGGCTTGCCGGCGCGCTGGGCGAAGCTCGTGGGGTTGGGCAGCGCTGGCAGGAGTGCTGTGGGGGCTTGGACTGGGCACGAAGCTGAATGCCTTCTTCGTGCCGTTCATCGTTTTCCCGTGGGTGTTGGTGTTCGCCAGGCGCGGATTTTGGCCCCTGGCGGCGTGTTTCGCGTTGCTGGGGCCGCTGAGCTTCTGGGTCACCTGGCCGTGGCTGTGGCACGATACGCTGCCGCGATTCTTGGAGTACTTCCGTTTCCATCTGCAGCATTACCCGGTCTCAGTGATGTACCTGGGGCGCAACTGGGACTACGCGCCGTGGCATTACCCCTTGGTGATGACGCTGGTGACCACGCCGCCTGCAGTGCTGGTTCTGGCGGTAGTGGGCATGAGCAGGCTCTGGGGCCGAAAGCGGCTTGAACGGGGACCCATGCACATACGGAAGGCGGCCCTGGTCCTTGCGGGGTGGGCGCTGGTGGTGAACATCCTGCCTAACTGTCTGCCCGAAACGCCCAAATACGGCGGCGTGCGGCTGTTTCTGCCCGTTTTCCCGTATCTGGCGCTGTTCGCCGCAGTGGGGTTTCAGGAGATCCTCGGCAGGGCAGTGGAATTGCTGCGGCCCCGGGTGCAGGTGGATGACCTGAGGCCGAAGCTGGCGGCACTGGCGGTCTTTCTCGCGCTGGTAGGGCCGCTCATGGCGGTGGCTCGGTTCACACCGTACCACCTGTCATACTATAATGCCTTCATCGGCGGCCTGCCCGGTGCGGTCCGGGCGGGAATGGAGCCGACGTACTGGGGCGACACCTACCGCACAGCCGCCCTATGGCTGGCAGAACACGCCGGTGAGGGGGAGCGTGTCTGGGTGGACCCGGTGGGGTTCGAAAGCACCGTGCGGCTATTCGAGATCATGCCCCTGAGACCCGATCTGGAGACTACTTCGGGGCCAGACACGCTGTCGGAAGCGGACTGGGCGGTAACGCAGAACAAGCCCATCGAGTTCAGCCCCCCTGCCCGCAGGTTAGTGGAGAGCGCGAGGCCGGCATACACTGATGGTATTGACGGCGTGCCGCTGATCTACGTGTTCCGGATGACACCTGAAGACCAGTCTCCGGCCGAACAGATTGAGGACTGA